In Leisingera sp. NJS204, the following are encoded in one genomic region:
- a CDS encoding DUF805 domain-containing protein: MDRFLSLLSLLATAAAGATIWYVVNPPYPVWLAIVSIGISGLFLIRLTELGVKRAHKAITDPALNAKVKKAAEQAATQASEASEELIRTGKHSATELNTAAAPLLNYIFGFSGRVSRREYLIVQVVTGLLTLVLVALFLTEPDSWLGVLSLLAIGAVAAVLLAFGVRRTRDTGVNQWWFLLVLVPPANLALLVFLLLVPTDEFKNAPV; the protein is encoded by the coding sequence ATGGATCGTTTTCTTTCACTACTTTCGCTGCTCGCTACAGCCGCTGCTGGCGCAACCATATGGTACGTTGTCAACCCGCCGTATCCAGTTTGGTTGGCAATCGTATCTATCGGCATCAGTGGACTATTTTTGATCCGTCTGACTGAGTTGGGCGTGAAAAGAGCTCACAAGGCAATCACCGACCCAGCGCTAAATGCAAAAGTGAAGAAGGCTGCTGAGCAGGCGGCAACGCAAGCATCGGAGGCGTCTGAAGAGCTCATTCGGACCGGTAAACACTCTGCAACTGAATTGAATACCGCCGCAGCACCATTGCTGAACTACATTTTCGGGTTCTCTGGCCGTGTGTCCCGAAGAGAGTATTTGATCGTGCAAGTGGTGACCGGTCTGCTGACGCTGGTGTTGGTCGCGCTGTTTCTGACGGAGCCTGATAGCTGGTTAGGCGTCCTGTCGCTTCTGGCAATTGGAGCAGTCGCAGCGGTTCTCCTCGCTTTCGGGGTTCGCCGAACCCGAGACACCGGAGTAAATCAATGGTGGTTCCTGCTGGTTCTCGTTCCGCCAGCTAACCTCGCGCTCCTAGTGTTCCTTCTTCTCGTCCCTACCGACGAGTTCAAGAACGCCCCCGTATAA
- a CDS encoding helix-turn-helix domain-containing protein has protein sequence MAIRRLVGQNLKRFREEAGFSQEALAFECGLHRTYVSGVERGVRNPTVLVLEKLAEPLGVPPWRLLVPPDDQPN, from the coding sequence ATGGCGATACGCAGGCTTGTAGGGCAAAATCTCAAAAGGTTCCGGGAGGAAGCCGGGTTCTCGCAGGAGGCCCTGGCCTTCGAGTGCGGCCTTCATCGAACCTACGTAAGCGGCGTGGAGAGGGGGGTGCGCAACCCCACGGTACTGGTTCTTGAGAAGCTTGCCGAGCCGTTGGGGGTGCCCCCATGGAGGCTTCTGGTGCCACCTGATGATCAGCCAAACTAA
- a CDS encoding DUF6538 domain-containing protein produces the protein MSAQIKYAYLKGHTWLYRRHYPKDVALALGQQALKQSLKTRDAATARVRAAELNARYETQVAEVRSLAEEALSAPRNSRTASAWAANPEGALDRLRASLADSGAVIDRPDFNRLAAKQKILIGDRADMYLRHRSSQLRHGGFKSVRYSVELFASRYGERSLCSLGRDDGREFLGLIAKLSPLVGKSASTRGLSLDGLLSFSENCAAKITVRTQKRIWSQVNHFLDWCVYEGALEANPFKSVLFDQKVRPKPYAVPTDEEVQRLLADRSGDLHPVFLTCLLSGMRAGEAAGLLREDLVSKGNLGTFAWVRPNELRLLKTDAAERLVPVHPVLQDLFRELPEFGPLFPDLTVNQITKAFAKARQRLRLERPGLVFHSTRKWFITQCERTGVPEHFTASLVGHKSARSENGITYGIYSAGISDEQKRSIIDQIRLPVPG, from the coding sequence ATGTCTGCTCAGATCAAGTATGCGTATTTGAAGGGTCACACGTGGCTCTATCGACGCCATTACCCGAAAGACGTAGCTCTGGCTCTCGGCCAGCAAGCTCTGAAACAATCGTTGAAGACGAGAGACGCCGCTACCGCCCGCGTCCGGGCAGCTGAATTGAACGCTCGCTATGAAACGCAGGTGGCTGAGGTTCGGTCACTCGCAGAGGAAGCACTGAGCGCTCCAAGGAACAGCAGAACTGCCTCTGCATGGGCAGCTAATCCAGAAGGCGCTCTCGACCGCCTGCGGGCCTCTCTGGCAGACTCCGGAGCAGTTATTGACCGGCCTGACTTCAACCGGTTGGCCGCAAAGCAGAAGATTCTGATCGGTGACCGCGCTGACATGTACTTGAGGCACCGGAGCAGCCAGCTTCGCCATGGCGGGTTCAAGTCGGTGCGCTATTCGGTGGAGCTGTTCGCTAGCCGGTATGGTGAACGGTCGCTCTGCAGCCTTGGGCGAGATGACGGCAGGGAGTTTCTTGGTTTGATCGCCAAGCTGTCCCCGCTAGTTGGCAAGTCAGCGTCAACGAGAGGGTTGAGCCTAGACGGTCTGCTGTCTTTCTCGGAGAACTGCGCAGCCAAGATAACCGTGCGGACCCAGAAGCGTATCTGGTCGCAGGTGAACCATTTCCTCGACTGGTGCGTCTATGAGGGGGCCTTGGAAGCCAATCCCTTCAAGTCAGTGCTGTTTGACCAGAAGGTTCGGCCCAAACCCTATGCAGTGCCGACGGACGAGGAAGTGCAGAGACTGCTGGCTGACCGAAGCGGTGATCTGCACCCGGTGTTTCTGACCTGCCTACTGTCAGGGATGCGTGCCGGGGAAGCGGCTGGCCTGCTTCGCGAGGATCTGGTGTCGAAGGGCAACCTCGGGACCTTTGCTTGGGTTCGTCCAAATGAGCTGCGGCTGTTGAAAACGGATGCTGCGGAGAGACTGGTTCCGGTGCACCCAGTGTTGCAGGACCTTTTCAGAGAGTTGCCTGAGTTCGGCCCGTTGTTCCCTGACTTGACCGTCAACCAAATCACCAAGGCGTTTGCCAAGGCCCGGCAGCGGTTGCGGCTGGAGCGTCCAGGGTTGGTGTTTCATTCGACCCGGAAGTGGTTCATCACTCAATGCGAGCGTACAGGTGTCCCGGAGCACTTCACGGCTTCACTGGTGGGTCATAAGTCAGCGCGGTCGGAGAACGGGATCACCTACGGCATCTATTCCGCAGGCATCTCAGACGAACAGAAGCGGTCCATCATAGACCAGATCAGGTTGCCGGTGCCGGGATGA
- a CDS encoding three-Cys-motif partner protein TcmP: protein MPKRFFEERGDQSVVKARIVQKYFAAWANIVVGTASRYGSGKIAYIDLYAGPGRYRDGAASTPLLVLEEAIRNPRVRGALVALFNDLDENNSATLQGEIDALPGIDQLRYKPTVQCNAVGKDAEDYFSKAELVPSFTFFDPFGYKGLSLRLINGVIKDWGCDCVFFFNYNRINAGLTNDKVKEHLDALFGEDRAKRLRDKVDGASPLVRQELILEELANALTEMGANFVLPFRFKNEQDRLTHHLVFVSKDFTGYRVMKEIMHKESSTADQGVASFAYSPADESMPLLFELTRPLDDLEGMLLEEYAGRTLTMDQIFRDHSVGRPYIAKNYKDVLTKLEKDGKIAVTDPENKKRRGFAGRLVVTFPKAEN, encoded by the coding sequence ATGCCAAAGAGATTTTTCGAAGAACGTGGCGACCAGTCAGTAGTTAAAGCCCGTATAGTCCAGAAATACTTCGCCGCATGGGCGAACATCGTTGTCGGAACCGCAAGTAGATATGGTAGCGGGAAAATCGCTTACATTGACCTTTATGCTGGTCCGGGTCGGTATAGAGACGGAGCGGCTTCAACGCCCTTGTTGGTTCTCGAGGAAGCAATCAGAAATCCACGTGTACGCGGCGCCCTCGTTGCATTGTTCAACGATTTGGATGAGAATAACTCAGCAACGCTACAAGGTGAAATCGACGCGTTACCAGGCATTGATCAACTAAGGTATAAACCTACGGTTCAATGCAATGCTGTTGGGAAGGACGCAGAGGACTATTTCTCAAAAGCTGAGCTCGTACCCTCGTTCACGTTCTTCGACCCGTTCGGATACAAGGGCCTGTCTCTTCGCTTGATCAATGGAGTGATCAAGGATTGGGGGTGTGATTGCGTGTTCTTCTTTAACTACAATCGGATCAACGCAGGCCTCACAAATGATAAGGTCAAAGAGCATCTAGACGCTTTGTTCGGTGAAGATCGAGCGAAGCGGCTGAGAGACAAAGTGGATGGTGCAAGCCCACTGGTTCGCCAAGAGCTGATTTTGGAGGAGCTGGCCAACGCGCTGACGGAAATGGGGGCGAATTTCGTTCTACCCTTCCGCTTTAAGAATGAGCAAGATCGGCTCACTCATCATCTTGTGTTTGTTTCAAAGGATTTCACCGGCTACCGAGTGATGAAGGAAATCATGCACAAGGAAAGCTCAACTGCAGACCAAGGTGTAGCTTCCTTCGCTTATTCGCCTGCTGACGAAAGCATGCCGTTGCTTTTTGAACTCACCCGCCCTCTTGATGACTTGGAGGGTATGCTATTGGAAGAATATGCAGGTCGGACTCTAACTATGGACCAGATCTTTCGCGACCATAGCGTTGGGCGTCCTTACATCGCTAAGAACTACAAGGATGTTCTGACGAAACTAGAGAAGGATGGAAAAATAGCTGTTACTGATCCTGAGAACAAGAAGCGTCGAGGGTTTGCAGGTAGGCTAGTCGTCACCTTCCCAAAGGCGGAAAATTAA
- a CDS encoding DUF5131 family protein, giving the protein MGTNSKIEWTEATWNPVAGCSIISPGCTNCYAMRMAERLEAMGQPKYMALTRRSGGRAKWNGKVRLDSASLAIPSTWKKGRTIFVNSMSDLFHEEVPLAFIQQVFGVMRDCPQHTFQVLTKRSERVAELSSSLDWSPNIWMGVSVENADYTFRIDDLRRTDALVKFLSLEPLVGDLGQLRLQGIDWAIAGGESGPGARFMDPEWVRSIRDQCVAGSVAFHFKQWGGVNKKKSGRTLDGRTWDELPERAVA; this is encoded by the coding sequence ATGGGAACAAACTCAAAAATCGAATGGACTGAGGCTACCTGGAACCCGGTTGCAGGCTGCAGTATCATATCCCCAGGCTGCACCAACTGTTACGCGATGCGGATGGCTGAGCGCCTGGAAGCAATGGGACAGCCAAAGTATATGGCGCTTACCCGGCGATCGGGTGGGCGAGCAAAATGGAATGGCAAAGTCCGCCTCGACAGCGCCTCACTAGCCATTCCCTCCACATGGAAGAAGGGGCGAACGATCTTCGTCAACTCCATGTCGGATCTATTCCACGAAGAAGTTCCGTTAGCCTTCATTCAACAAGTTTTTGGCGTAATGAGGGACTGCCCTCAACACACATTCCAAGTTTTGACAAAGCGTTCGGAGCGTGTTGCCGAACTCTCATCAAGCTTGGACTGGTCTCCAAACATCTGGATGGGCGTTAGTGTTGAAAATGCCGATTACACTTTCCGTATAGACGATCTTCGTCGAACTGATGCCCTAGTAAAGTTTCTCTCTCTGGAACCTCTAGTTGGCGATTTAGGTCAGTTAAGGTTGCAGGGCATTGACTGGGCTATAGCAGGTGGTGAAAGCGGTCCAGGCGCTCGATTTATGGACCCAGAGTGGGTGCGTTCGATCAGAGATCAGTGCGTTGCTGGCAGCGTTGCATTTCATTTCAAGCAATGGGGCGGCGTTAACAAGAAAAAGTCAGGACGGACCCTTGATGGAAGGACATGGGACGAGCTTCCTGAACGAGCCGTTGCATAA
- a CDS encoding HNH endonuclease translates to MRFRGRQVAAARFVYCVANRAVIGTTTMVRHRCGNELCCRPEHLVEGSAADNKRDDWDHWANGVYFSLL, encoded by the coding sequence ATGCGGTTCCGAGGGCGGCAGGTAGCGGCGGCGAGGTTCGTCTACTGTGTCGCCAACCGAGCGGTCATCGGGACGACGACGATGGTTCGGCACCGGTGCGGTAACGAACTATGCTGTCGGCCAGAGCATCTGGTGGAGGGGTCAGCGGCGGATAACAAGCGCGACGACTGGGATCACTGGGCAAACGGTGTGTACTTCAGCCTGCTCTAA
- a CDS encoding aspartate aminotransferase family protein gives MLKNDQLDQWDRENFFHPSTHLAQHARGESPNRVIKTASGVFIEDRDGNKLLDAFAGLYCVNVGYGRKEIAEAIGDQAKELAYYHSYVGHGTEASITLSKMILDRAPANMSKVYFGLGGSDANETNVKLIWYYNNILGRPEKKKIISRWRGYHGSGLVTGSLTGLELFHKKFDLPIEQVIHTEAPYYFRRNNLDQTEEQFVAHCAAELEALIEREGADTIAAFIGEPVLGTGGIVPPPAGYWSAIQAVLKKHDILLVADEVVTGFGRLGSMFGSDHYGIEADIITIAKGLTSAYAPLSGSIISDKVWKVLEQGTDENGPIGHGWTYSAHPIGAAAGVANLKLIDELNLVQNAGETGAYLNATMAEALSGHANVGDVRGEGMLCAVEFVKDKGSRTFFDSADKIGPQISAKLLEQDKVIARAMPQGDILGFAPPFCLSRAEADQVVAAALRAVQAVLG, from the coding sequence ATGCTGAAGAACGACCAACTCGACCAGTGGGACCGCGAGAATTTTTTCCACCCCTCGACTCATCTGGCCCAGCACGCCCGCGGGGAAAGCCCGAACCGGGTGATCAAGACCGCATCCGGTGTCTTCATCGAAGACCGCGACGGCAACAAGCTGCTGGATGCCTTTGCCGGTCTTTATTGCGTGAACGTGGGCTATGGCCGCAAGGAAATCGCCGAGGCGATCGGGGATCAGGCCAAGGAACTGGCTTATTATCATTCCTATGTAGGCCACGGTACCGAAGCCTCGATCACATTGTCCAAGATGATCCTGGACCGGGCGCCTGCGAACATGTCCAAGGTCTATTTCGGCCTCGGCGGTTCGGACGCCAATGAAACCAACGTCAAGCTGATCTGGTACTACAACAACATCCTGGGCCGCCCGGAAAAGAAAAAGATCATCTCCCGCTGGCGGGGCTATCACGGCTCGGGGCTGGTCACCGGCTCATTGACCGGGCTGGAGCTGTTCCATAAGAAGTTCGACCTGCCGATCGAACAGGTGATCCACACCGAGGCGCCGTACTATTTCCGCCGCAACAACCTGGACCAGACCGAGGAGCAGTTCGTCGCCCATTGCGCCGCCGAACTGGAGGCACTGATCGAGCGTGAGGGCGCAGATACAATCGCTGCCTTCATCGGTGAGCCGGTTCTGGGCACCGGCGGCATCGTACCGCCGCCCGCAGGCTACTGGTCCGCCATTCAGGCGGTGCTCAAGAAGCACGACATCCTGCTGGTTGCGGATGAGGTTGTCACCGGCTTTGGCCGTCTCGGCAGCATGTTCGGTTCGGATCACTATGGTATCGAGGCTGATATCATCACCATCGCCAAGGGCCTCACTTCGGCTTATGCGCCGCTGTCCGGCTCCATCATTTCGGACAAGGTCTGGAAGGTGCTGGAACAGGGCACCGATGAAAACGGCCCGATCGGCCACGGCTGGACCTATTCGGCGCACCCGATCGGTGCGGCAGCGGGTGTTGCCAACCTCAAGCTGATCGATGAGCTGAACCTGGTGCAGAACGCAGGCGAGACCGGCGCCTATCTGAACGCCACCATGGCAGAGGCACTGTCCGGTCACGCCAATGTGGGCGACGTGCGCGGCGAGGGAATGCTGTGTGCCGTGGAATTTGTGAAGGACAAGGGCAGCCGCACTTTCTTTGATTCAGCAGACAAGATCGGACCGCAGATCTCGGCCAAACTGCTGGAGCAGGACAAGGTCATCGCCCGCGCCATGCCGCAGGGGGATATCCTGGGCTTTGCGCCGCCGTTCTGTCTCAGCCGCGCGGAAGCTGATCAGGTGGTGGCAGCCGCGCTGCGGGCTGTACAAGCTGTGTTGGGATGA
- a CDS encoding NAD-dependent succinate-semialdehyde dehydrogenase, with protein MTATALSARADIVDKALVRSFSYINGKWRAAVSSETFPVSDPADGAELGHVASLSAEESCAAVDAAQAAFPAWAGLLPQQRAAILRRWYELQLEHKEDLARIMVLEQGKPLSEARGEIDYGAAFVEFYAEEAKRPNIEGVTSHLPDAEVELWREPVGVAALITPWNFPSAMLTRKAAAALAAGCTVVAHPSGETPFSALALAELAERAGVPAGVFNVVTGHAPAIVEPWTRDTRVRALSFTGSTNTGKLLYRQSADTVKRLVMELGGHAPVIVFKGCNLDKAVDEAIKAKFATSGQDCLGANRIFVERPVYAEFCAKFIEAAKALSVGKGMDDCDLGPLMNEKALQKQEQHVADALAKGATLACGGKRHPLGPLFYEPTVLTDVPADALIMSEETFGPVAPVTPFDTEEEVVARANDSEYGLVAYLHSHDPRRIYRLSRALQYGMVAVNRTKVTGAPIPFGGTKQSGLGREGARLGMEEFTEIKYICRDWA; from the coding sequence ATGACAGCGACTGCTCTCTCTGCCCGCGCGGACATTGTTGACAAGGCGTTAGTTCGTTCATTTTCCTACATAAATGGAAAGTGGCGCGCCGCGGTAAGCAGCGAAACCTTCCCGGTCAGCGATCCGGCGGATGGTGCTGAACTTGGCCACGTCGCCAGTCTGTCTGCAGAAGAATCCTGTGCCGCCGTGGACGCGGCGCAGGCAGCTTTCCCGGCCTGGGCAGGTCTTTTGCCGCAGCAGCGCGCCGCCATCCTGCGGCGCTGGTATGAGTTGCAGCTGGAACACAAGGAAGACCTTGCCCGCATCATGGTGCTGGAACAAGGCAAGCCCCTTTCCGAGGCGCGCGGCGAGATAGACTATGGCGCCGCCTTTGTGGAATTCTACGCCGAAGAGGCCAAACGCCCAAACATCGAAGGCGTGACCAGCCATTTGCCCGACGCCGAAGTGGAACTGTGGCGTGAGCCGGTGGGCGTGGCGGCGTTGATCACGCCCTGGAACTTCCCCTCTGCCATGCTGACCCGCAAAGCAGCGGCGGCGCTGGCGGCGGGCTGCACCGTGGTGGCGCATCCTTCGGGTGAGACCCCGTTCAGCGCGCTGGCGCTGGCGGAGCTGGCCGAGCGTGCAGGCGTCCCTGCAGGCGTGTTCAACGTGGTGACTGGCCATGCCCCTGCCATCGTCGAACCCTGGACCCGCGACACAAGGGTGCGGGCGCTATCCTTCACCGGCTCCACCAATACCGGCAAGCTTCTGTACCGCCAGTCGGCCGACACCGTGAAGCGGCTGGTGATGGAGCTGGGCGGCCATGCGCCGGTGATCGTCTTCAAAGGCTGTAATCTGGACAAGGCGGTGGATGAAGCGATCAAGGCGAAATTCGCCACCTCCGGTCAGGACTGCCTGGGCGCCAACCGGATCTTTGTCGAACGCCCGGTCTATGCGGAGTTCTGCGCGAAGTTCATTGAGGCTGCCAAGGCACTGAGCGTCGGCAAAGGTATGGATGACTGCGATCTCGGGCCGCTGATGAACGAAAAGGCGCTGCAAAAGCAGGAGCAGCATGTGGCGGATGCGCTGGCCAAGGGCGCAACATTGGCTTGCGGCGGCAAGCGCCACCCACTTGGGCCGTTGTTTTATGAACCCACCGTGCTGACCGATGTTCCCGCAGATGCGCTGATCATGTCCGAGGAAACCTTTGGCCCGGTCGCGCCCGTCACCCCTTTCGATACCGAGGAAGAAGTGGTGGCCCGGGCCAATGACAGCGAGTACGGGCTGGTGGCCTATCTCCACAGCCACGACCCGCGCCGGATCTACCGCCTCAGCCGGGCGCTGCAGTACGGCATGGTTGCTGTGAACCGCACCAAAGTTACCGGCGCGCCGATCCCCTTTGGCGGCACCAAGCAATCCGGCCTTGGCCGCGAAGGCGCCCGTCTGGGCATGGAAGAATTTACCGAAATCAAGTACATATGCCGCGACTGGGCCTGA
- a CDS encoding SDR family NAD(P)-dependent oxidoreductase produces MGTFSGQNILITGGGSGIGQAIARRLAGAGAKLVIADRNAGTAEATASELRDAGAEALAIEADISREADVEAMFAAVQQFGGPLHGMAHCAGIGVEKTILDTSLDDWNRLIGINLTGTFLCARGAARMMAGQGYGRILLMGSAAGERGGTGRSAYGASKGGVHALTRVMAVELAELGITVNAMAPGAIETELVSRMHDAETRTAYCSGIPANRYGAPDEVGAAAEFLLSSGAAYVSGVVLPIDGGFMGAGVIKRQMNPSGG; encoded by the coding sequence ATGGGCACGTTTTCGGGGCAAAATATTCTGATAACAGGCGGCGGAAGCGGGATCGGGCAGGCAATTGCCCGTCGGCTTGCAGGTGCCGGTGCCAAACTGGTCATTGCGGACCGCAACGCGGGCACAGCCGAAGCCACGGCTTCCGAATTGCGCGATGCAGGCGCCGAAGCCTTGGCGATTGAGGCTGATATCAGCCGCGAAGCCGACGTCGAGGCGATGTTCGCGGCGGTTCAGCAATTTGGCGGCCCACTGCACGGAATGGCGCATTGCGCCGGGATCGGTGTGGAAAAAACCATCCTCGACACCTCGCTGGATGATTGGAACCGGCTGATCGGCATCAACTTGACCGGGACATTCCTGTGCGCGCGCGGCGCGGCGCGGATGATGGCTGGTCAAGGCTATGGCCGCATCCTGCTGATGGGCTCCGCCGCCGGTGAACGCGGAGGAACCGGGCGCTCTGCTTACGGGGCCAGCAAGGGGGGCGTTCATGCATTGACCCGGGTTATGGCGGTCGAGCTGGCCGAACTAGGGATCACGGTCAATGCCATGGCACCCGGCGCCATTGAGACCGAGCTGGTCAGCCGCATGCATGACGCGGAGACCAGAACCGCCTATTGCAGCGGTATTCCTGCCAACCGCTACGGAGCCCCGGATGAAGTTGGTGCTGCGGCGGAGTTCCTCCTGAGTTCCGGGGCCGCTTACGTCAGCGGAGTTGTGCTGCCGATCGATGGCGGCTTCATGGGAGCCGGCGTCATCAAGCGGCAGATGAACCCGTCCGGCGGGTGA
- a CDS encoding Lrp/AsnC family transcriptional regulator, giving the protein MQLDQRDLDILRVLSTEGRITKAALADRIGLSPTPCWDRLKKLEQAGLIEGYGARINLKKLAPHLTVFVAAEIADHTAASFHAFETAMQRYDEVTACWALAGGFDYLLQIVTRDIDAYQRLIDEMLDARIGLSRYFTYVVTKPVKGAGAPPLDVLLRQD; this is encoded by the coding sequence ATGCAACTGGACCAGCGCGATCTCGACATTCTGCGCGTGCTCTCAACCGAGGGCCGCATCACCAAGGCCGCGCTGGCCGACCGGATCGGCCTGTCGCCGACCCCCTGCTGGGACCGGCTGAAAAAGCTGGAACAGGCCGGTCTGATTGAGGGCTACGGCGCCCGCATCAACCTCAAGAAACTGGCGCCGCATCTGACTGTGTTTGTCGCCGCTGAGATTGCTGACCACACCGCTGCCAGTTTCCACGCGTTTGAAACGGCGATGCAGCGCTATGACGAGGTCACCGCCTGCTGGGCGCTGGCAGGCGGCTTTGACTATCTGCTGCAGATAGTCACCCGCGACATCGATGCTTACCAGCGGCTGATTGATGAGATGCTGGACGCCCGCATCGGACTTTCCCGATACTTCACCTATGTTGTGACCAAACCTGTAAAAGGGGCTGGCGCACCGCCTCTGGATGTTCTGCTGCGGCAGGACTGA
- the doeB gene encoding N(2)-acetyl-L-2,4-diaminobutanoate deacetylase DoeB: MKANPISPTIALDQDGVHHGFLKLPYSRDDSAWGSVMIPLTVIKNGEGPTALLTGANHGDEYEGPIALHELAATTAAEDVTGRLIIVPAFNYPAFRAGTRTSPIDKGNMNRSFPGRPDGTVTEKIADYFQRTLLPMADLAVDFHSGGKTLDFVPFAAAHILEDKAAQEACFAAMKAFNAPYSVELLEIDSGGMYDTAVEEMGKVLVTTELGGGGSSSARSNAIAKKGLRNVLIHFGILQGEMQLEETVNLTMPDDDCFLFSEGDGLYEMMADLGETVAKGDLVARVWPLDRTGQRPVEYRARRAGLVISRHFPGLIKSGDCVAVVGVTGA; this comes from the coding sequence ATGAAGGCAAACCCGATTTCCCCCACCATCGCGCTGGATCAGGACGGCGTGCATCACGGATTTCTGAAACTGCCCTACAGCCGGGATGACTCGGCCTGGGGATCAGTGATGATCCCGCTGACGGTGATCAAGAACGGCGAGGGGCCGACGGCGCTGCTGACTGGCGCCAACCACGGCGACGAGTATGAAGGCCCGATTGCCCTGCACGAGCTGGCTGCCACGACGGCGGCAGAGGATGTGACCGGGCGGCTGATCATTGTGCCGGCCTTCAACTATCCGGCATTCCGGGCCGGCACCCGCACCTCGCCGATCGACAAGGGCAATATGAACCGGTCGTTCCCGGGCCGGCCCGACGGCACCGTGACCGAGAAGATCGCCGATTATTTCCAGCGCACGCTTTTGCCGATGGCGGATCTGGCGGTGGACTTCCACTCTGGCGGCAAAACGCTGGATTTCGTGCCTTTTGCCGCGGCGCATATCCTGGAGGACAAGGCTGCGCAGGAGGCCTGCTTTGCCGCGATGAAGGCGTTCAACGCGCCTTATTCGGTGGAGCTTTTGGAGATCGACAGCGGCGGCATGTATGACACCGCGGTCGAGGAAATGGGCAAAGTTCTGGTCACCACGGAGCTGGGCGGCGGCGGATCGTCCTCCGCGCGCAGCAATGCCATCGCCAAGAAGGGGCTGCGCAATGTGCTGATCCACTTCGGCATCCTGCAGGGGGAGATGCAGCTGGAAGAGACCGTGAACCTGACGATGCCGGATGACGACTGCTTCCTGTTCAGCGAAGGCGACGGCCTTTATGAGATGATGGCCGATTTGGGCGAAACAGTTGCCAAGGGGGATCTCGTGGCCCGTGTGTGGCCGCTCGACCGCACCGGGCAGCGGCCGGTGGAATACCGCGCCCGCCGCGCGGGGCTGGTGATCAGCCGCCATTTCCCCGGCCTGATCAAATCCGGTGACTGTGTGGCAGTTGTCGGCGTCACCGGCGCCTGA